One window of Vespula pensylvanica isolate Volc-1 chromosome 17, ASM1446617v1, whole genome shotgun sequence genomic DNA carries:
- the LOC122635120 gene encoding serine/threonine-protein kinase VRK1-like isoform X2: protein MFSIQNIQLKKSKQLRMAPGRDEVPVKRIAAPGCKLPAKLPANEILTDITQNKWRLGSSIGYGGFGDIYLASKDITSPVGDDAQYVIKIEPHNNGPLFVEMNFYIRVSRKHMIESWCKTQRKRRIGVPTYEGSGSHVYQGQRYRFLVIPRYGIDIGKLFISNNRKLPTRLVNNLAVQMLDALEYIHSHGYAHADIKGPNILLAPYEESVVRERSQAYLVDYGLAYRFRTTAGNHKPFVHDERRAHEGTLEFTSRDAHHGTHSRRGDLETLGYNLLQWMCGKLPWEKDSNDLSEAIDPEEVHAEKEALLSNLSLLMEKCFPTRKNYPSALMEYMKYITELDFESKPNYSYLRSLFHPGTNQESKVPTCLFNIHESNENTCATSIRRPYLRERKPCRPVNGEIRITRNTQSKSQPKKFCWEEVLAFHPDRLAKISVQTPPTPLTPPPSPPPSPIPSLPTYAMLDVIRRMKERQSGAYKHRSRSVDIDCKAKWMTPAMEEIARLKKRSLETLISSINSNTSGTARITRSRVAKLKRLGNHDKFDQILNSSSNSRNAQRKK, encoded by the exons ATGTTTTctatacaaaatatacaattgaaaaaaagtaaacaat TAAGAATGGCACCAGGACGAGACGAAGTTCCTGTTAAAAGAATAGCAGCACCAGGTTGTAAGTTGCCAGCAAAATTACCAGCAAATGAGATTCTTACAGATATCACTCAGAATAAATGGAGACTTGGTAGTAGCATTGGATACGGTGGATTTGGCGATATATATTTAg cTTCCAAAGATATTACATCTCCAGTAGGCGATGATGCAcaatatgttattaaaattgaacCACATAATAATGGACCTTTATTTGTTGAGATGAACTTTTATATTAGAGTATCTAGGAAACATATGA TTGAAAGTTGGTGTaaaacacaaagaaaaagaagaataggcGTTCCAACTTACGAAGGATCTGGATCTCATGTTTATCAAGGACAACGTTATAGATTTTTAGTGATACCAAGATATGGTATAGACATTGGTAAACTGTTTATATCAAATAACAGAAAATTACCAACTAGACTTGTTAATAATTTAGCTGTACAAATG CTAGATGCATTAGAGTACATTCATAGTCATGGATATGCTCACGCAGATATTAAAGGcccaaatattttattagctCCTTATGAAGAAAGTGtagtgagagaaagatctCAAGCTTACTTGGTAGATTATGGATTGGCTTATCGCTTTAGAACAACAGCTGGTAATCATAAACCATTTGTTCACGATGAAAGAAGAGCACACGAAGGAACCCTGGAATTTACGTCTCGTGATGCGCATCATGGAA CACACTCAAGAAGAGGAGATCTTGAAACATTAGGATATAACTTATTACAATGGATGTGTGGTAAATTACCTTGGGAAAAAGATAGTAATGATTTATCCGAAGCAATAGATCCGGAAGAAGTTCATGCTGAAAAGGAAgctttattatcaaatttatctcTACTTATGGAGAAATGTTTCCCAACCAGAAAGAATTATCCAT CTGCTCTTATGGAATATATGAAGTATATTACAGAATTAGATTTTGAAAGCAAACcaaattattcttatcttaGAAGTCTATTTCACCCTGGCACCAATCAAGAAAGTAAAGTTCCTACGTGTCTCTTCAATATCCACGAGTCCAATGAGAATACTTGTGCCACGTCGATTAGGCGACCATATTTACGAGAACGAAAACCATGCAGACCCGTAAATGGCGAG ATTCGGATAACAAGAAATACGCAATCGAAAAGTCAACCAAAAAAATTCTGTTGGGAGGAAGTATTGGCATTTCATCCAGACAGACTAGCAAAAATTAGTGTACAAACACCACCAACTCCATTGACACCACCACCGTCCCCACCACCATCGCCAATTCCATCGCTACCCACTTATGCGATGTTAGATGTTATTcgtagaatgaaagagagacaatCAGGAGCATATAAACATAGGTCACGATCAGTAGA CATTGACTGTAAAGCAAAATGGATGACTCCGGCGATGGAAGAAATTGCACGTTTGAAAAAGAGATCATTGGAGACTTTGATTTCGTCTATTAATTCTAATACCTCTGGTACGGCACGTATAACACGTTCTCGAGTGGCAAAATTAAaac GTCTAGGAAATCATGACAAGTTCGATCAAATACTAAATAGCTCCAGTAATAGCAGAAAcgcacaaagaaaaaaataa
- the LOC122635120 gene encoding serine/threonine-protein kinase VRK1-like isoform X1 has protein sequence MFSIQNIQLKKSKQSVRMAPGRDEVPVKRIAAPGCKLPAKLPANEILTDITQNKWRLGSSIGYGGFGDIYLASKDITSPVGDDAQYVIKIEPHNNGPLFVEMNFYIRVSRKHMIESWCKTQRKRRIGVPTYEGSGSHVYQGQRYRFLVIPRYGIDIGKLFISNNRKLPTRLVNNLAVQMLDALEYIHSHGYAHADIKGPNILLAPYEESVVRERSQAYLVDYGLAYRFRTTAGNHKPFVHDERRAHEGTLEFTSRDAHHGTHSRRGDLETLGYNLLQWMCGKLPWEKDSNDLSEAIDPEEVHAEKEALLSNLSLLMEKCFPTRKNYPSALMEYMKYITELDFESKPNYSYLRSLFHPGTNQESKVPTCLFNIHESNENTCATSIRRPYLRERKPCRPVNGEIRITRNTQSKSQPKKFCWEEVLAFHPDRLAKISVQTPPTPLTPPPSPPPSPIPSLPTYAMLDVIRRMKERQSGAYKHRSRSVDIDCKAKWMTPAMEEIARLKKRSLETLISSINSNTSGTARITRSRVAKLKRLGNHDKFDQILNSSSNSRNAQRKK, from the exons ATGTTTTctatacaaaatatacaattgaaaaaaagtaaacaat CAGTAAGAATGGCACCAGGACGAGACGAAGTTCCTGTTAAAAGAATAGCAGCACCAGGTTGTAAGTTGCCAGCAAAATTACCAGCAAATGAGATTCTTACAGATATCACTCAGAATAAATGGAGACTTGGTAGTAGCATTGGATACGGTGGATTTGGCGATATATATTTAg cTTCCAAAGATATTACATCTCCAGTAGGCGATGATGCAcaatatgttattaaaattgaacCACATAATAATGGACCTTTATTTGTTGAGATGAACTTTTATATTAGAGTATCTAGGAAACATATGA TTGAAAGTTGGTGTaaaacacaaagaaaaagaagaataggcGTTCCAACTTACGAAGGATCTGGATCTCATGTTTATCAAGGACAACGTTATAGATTTTTAGTGATACCAAGATATGGTATAGACATTGGTAAACTGTTTATATCAAATAACAGAAAATTACCAACTAGACTTGTTAATAATTTAGCTGTACAAATG CTAGATGCATTAGAGTACATTCATAGTCATGGATATGCTCACGCAGATATTAAAGGcccaaatattttattagctCCTTATGAAGAAAGTGtagtgagagaaagatctCAAGCTTACTTGGTAGATTATGGATTGGCTTATCGCTTTAGAACAACAGCTGGTAATCATAAACCATTTGTTCACGATGAAAGAAGAGCACACGAAGGAACCCTGGAATTTACGTCTCGTGATGCGCATCATGGAA CACACTCAAGAAGAGGAGATCTTGAAACATTAGGATATAACTTATTACAATGGATGTGTGGTAAATTACCTTGGGAAAAAGATAGTAATGATTTATCCGAAGCAATAGATCCGGAAGAAGTTCATGCTGAAAAGGAAgctttattatcaaatttatctcTACTTATGGAGAAATGTTTCCCAACCAGAAAGAATTATCCAT CTGCTCTTATGGAATATATGAAGTATATTACAGAATTAGATTTTGAAAGCAAACcaaattattcttatcttaGAAGTCTATTTCACCCTGGCACCAATCAAGAAAGTAAAGTTCCTACGTGTCTCTTCAATATCCACGAGTCCAATGAGAATACTTGTGCCACGTCGATTAGGCGACCATATTTACGAGAACGAAAACCATGCAGACCCGTAAATGGCGAG ATTCGGATAACAAGAAATACGCAATCGAAAAGTCAACCAAAAAAATTCTGTTGGGAGGAAGTATTGGCATTTCATCCAGACAGACTAGCAAAAATTAGTGTACAAACACCACCAACTCCATTGACACCACCACCGTCCCCACCACCATCGCCAATTCCATCGCTACCCACTTATGCGATGTTAGATGTTATTcgtagaatgaaagagagacaatCAGGAGCATATAAACATAGGTCACGATCAGTAGA CATTGACTGTAAAGCAAAATGGATGACTCCGGCGATGGAAGAAATTGCACGTTTGAAAAAGAGATCATTGGAGACTTTGATTTCGTCTATTAATTCTAATACCTCTGGTACGGCACGTATAACACGTTCTCGAGTGGCAAAATTAAaac GTCTAGGAAATCATGACAAGTTCGATCAAATACTAAATAGCTCCAGTAATAGCAGAAAcgcacaaagaaaaaaataa
- the LOC122635120 gene encoding serine/threonine-protein kinase VRK1-like isoform X3, which produces MAPGRDEVPVKRIAAPGCKLPAKLPANEILTDITQNKWRLGSSIGYGGFGDIYLASKDITSPVGDDAQYVIKIEPHNNGPLFVEMNFYIRVSRKHMIESWCKTQRKRRIGVPTYEGSGSHVYQGQRYRFLVIPRYGIDIGKLFISNNRKLPTRLVNNLAVQMLDALEYIHSHGYAHADIKGPNILLAPYEESVVRERSQAYLVDYGLAYRFRTTAGNHKPFVHDERRAHEGTLEFTSRDAHHGTHSRRGDLETLGYNLLQWMCGKLPWEKDSNDLSEAIDPEEVHAEKEALLSNLSLLMEKCFPTRKNYPSALMEYMKYITELDFESKPNYSYLRSLFHPGTNQESKVPTCLFNIHESNENTCATSIRRPYLRERKPCRPVNGEIRITRNTQSKSQPKKFCWEEVLAFHPDRLAKISVQTPPTPLTPPPSPPPSPIPSLPTYAMLDVIRRMKERQSGAYKHRSRSVDIDCKAKWMTPAMEEIARLKKRSLETLISSINSNTSGTARITRSRVAKLKRLGNHDKFDQILNSSSNSRNAQRKK; this is translated from the exons ATGGCACCAGGACGAGACGAAGTTCCTGTTAAAAGAATAGCAGCACCAGGTTGTAAGTTGCCAGCAAAATTACCAGCAAATGAGATTCTTACAGATATCACTCAGAATAAATGGAGACTTGGTAGTAGCATTGGATACGGTGGATTTGGCGATATATATTTAg cTTCCAAAGATATTACATCTCCAGTAGGCGATGATGCAcaatatgttattaaaattgaacCACATAATAATGGACCTTTATTTGTTGAGATGAACTTTTATATTAGAGTATCTAGGAAACATATGA TTGAAAGTTGGTGTaaaacacaaagaaaaagaagaataggcGTTCCAACTTACGAAGGATCTGGATCTCATGTTTATCAAGGACAACGTTATAGATTTTTAGTGATACCAAGATATGGTATAGACATTGGTAAACTGTTTATATCAAATAACAGAAAATTACCAACTAGACTTGTTAATAATTTAGCTGTACAAATG CTAGATGCATTAGAGTACATTCATAGTCATGGATATGCTCACGCAGATATTAAAGGcccaaatattttattagctCCTTATGAAGAAAGTGtagtgagagaaagatctCAAGCTTACTTGGTAGATTATGGATTGGCTTATCGCTTTAGAACAACAGCTGGTAATCATAAACCATTTGTTCACGATGAAAGAAGAGCACACGAAGGAACCCTGGAATTTACGTCTCGTGATGCGCATCATGGAA CACACTCAAGAAGAGGAGATCTTGAAACATTAGGATATAACTTATTACAATGGATGTGTGGTAAATTACCTTGGGAAAAAGATAGTAATGATTTATCCGAAGCAATAGATCCGGAAGAAGTTCATGCTGAAAAGGAAgctttattatcaaatttatctcTACTTATGGAGAAATGTTTCCCAACCAGAAAGAATTATCCAT CTGCTCTTATGGAATATATGAAGTATATTACAGAATTAGATTTTGAAAGCAAACcaaattattcttatcttaGAAGTCTATTTCACCCTGGCACCAATCAAGAAAGTAAAGTTCCTACGTGTCTCTTCAATATCCACGAGTCCAATGAGAATACTTGTGCCACGTCGATTAGGCGACCATATTTACGAGAACGAAAACCATGCAGACCCGTAAATGGCGAG ATTCGGATAACAAGAAATACGCAATCGAAAAGTCAACCAAAAAAATTCTGTTGGGAGGAAGTATTGGCATTTCATCCAGACAGACTAGCAAAAATTAGTGTACAAACACCACCAACTCCATTGACACCACCACCGTCCCCACCACCATCGCCAATTCCATCGCTACCCACTTATGCGATGTTAGATGTTATTcgtagaatgaaagagagacaatCAGGAGCATATAAACATAGGTCACGATCAGTAGA CATTGACTGTAAAGCAAAATGGATGACTCCGGCGATGGAAGAAATTGCACGTTTGAAAAAGAGATCATTGGAGACTTTGATTTCGTCTATTAATTCTAATACCTCTGGTACGGCACGTATAACACGTTCTCGAGTGGCAAAATTAAaac GTCTAGGAAATCATGACAAGTTCGATCAAATACTAAATAGCTCCAGTAATAGCAGAAAcgcacaaagaaaaaaataa